The proteins below are encoded in one region of Xenopus laevis strain J_2021 chromosome 8L, Xenopus_laevis_v10.1, whole genome shotgun sequence:
- the psmb8.L gene encoding proteasome subunit beta 8 L homeolog encodes MALLTMCGPTQSHDWRMPLYGGTISPTIPFRVCNTELAVPPGYQPAKFLQHLEEGVDDVKIEPWHGTTTLAFKFQHGVIVAVDSRASAGSYISTIKFNKVIEINPYLLGTMSGSAADCQYWERLLAKECRLYQLRNNSRISVSAASKLMCNMMLQYRGTGLSVGSMICGWDKKGPGLYYVDDNGTRLCGDIFSTGSGNSYAYGVMDSGYRFDLTPEEAYDLGRRAISYATHRDAYSGGCVNLYHMKEDGWVKIGQFDVSDLLHKFTEEKNM; translated from the exons ATGGCGCTTCTCACAATGTGTGGACCTACTCAGAGTCACGACTGGCGAATGCCCCTCTACGGAGGTACCATCTCTCCAACAATTCCTTTCCGGGTCTGCAATACTGAGCTGGCAGTGCCTCCTGGATATCAg CCTGCAAAGTTTCTACAACATCTGGAGGAAGGTGTAGATGATGTGAAGATTGAGCCTTGGCATGGGACTACCACACTTGCATTTAAATTCCAGCATGGAGTCATAGTAGCAGTAGATTCACGAGCATCAGCTGGATCTTATATCT CTACTATTAAGTTTAACAAAGTGATAGAAATTAACCCCTACCTGCTGGGCACCATGTCTGGAAGTGCTGCAGATTGCCAGTACTGGGAGCGACTGCTGGCTAAAGAGTGCAG GTTATACCAGCTAAGAAATAACTCAAGAATATCTGTATCTGCTGCTTCAAAGCTAATGTGCAATATGATGTTACAGTACAGAGGAACAGGCCTGTCTGTGGGCAGTATGATCTGTGGTTGGGATAAGAAG GGGCCTGGTCTATATTATGTGGATGACAATGGTACAAGGTTATGTGGTGACATCTTCTCTACGGGATCAGGAAATTCATATGCCTATGGTGTGATGGACAGTGGCTATCGTTTTGATTTGACCCCAGAAGAGGCCTATGATCTGGGCCGTAGAGCAATTAGCTATGCCACGCACCGTGATGCCTACTCAGGAGGATGTGTTAACT taTACCACATGAAAGAGGATGGCTGGGTGAAGATTGGACAGTTTGATGTGAGCGACTTACTGCACAAATTTACTGAGGAGAAGAACATGTGA